The genomic DNA GCACCAATGTGGCCCGGTAGCTGCGCAGGGGCTGGACGTTGTGAATGGGGTGCATGTCTTCGATTTCCTCTCTGTGGTCTGTCAGGCCACCAGCTGCAGCTGGGCCTGGGCGGGGTTGTTGATCGGCGCTGCGGGCTGACGGCGGCGGCGGCGCGGCCTGGCGGCATCGGCCAGGCGCTGGCGCTCCGCGTCGAACACGGCGCGCAGGTGTTCCGGCGTGGTGCCCGCCTGAGGCACGTAGCCGCCGTGCAGCGGGCGCTGGTAGCAATGCACGCGTGGCTCGGTTCGCTTGGCGTTCATGGGTTGCACTCCTTTCGGTCGGTGGTGGTGGTTTGGAAAAGGTCGGCGCGCGTGATGCGCACGGTGGAAAGCGCGGCCAGCAGGTCGGGCAGCAGCTCGGCCGGTGTCTCCAGCACCTCGCGTTTCATCTCGTCGCGGGCGGCCTGGCCGTCGTCCATGTCGTCGCAGCGGCGGCGCGCGGCCAGCAGCACCTGGGCCTGCAGCGGGGTGGGCTTGCGGCCCGTTTCGGCCATGCCGCTGCGCGCCTCGGTGGCGGCGGTGTGCTTTGGTGCCTGTTTTTTCATCAGTGCCACGCCTCGGTGGACTGCATGGCGCGTAATGCACGGAACTGGGCCACTGTTTCAGGGGTGCACCAGTCCTCTTTGAAGTGGCAGCTGGGGGGCACTGCCTCCCGGATCAGCTCGCCCGTGATGCGGGCCGTACAGTTATTGAAACCAGTCCAAGCGCGCGGCAAAGCCGCGCGGGCCGTGGCTGTGCCGTCGCCCTGCGCTTGTCCTGCTGCAGCTGTGGAATCCGCCGCATGCGCGGCATGGGTGGCAATAGCCACCTCATCCACCACAGGCGTCCAGGCAATGCGGCGGCTCACCAGCCAGCGCCCGCACATGCGCCCGCGCTGCGGCTGCAGGCCCACGATGCGGCCCACTTTCACTTCCTCGCCGTACTTGTTCACCTGGCCCGCCTCGGGCGTGCGGTGGGCTGTGCGCAGGTGCCACTGCTTGCGGGGCAATGCGTGGCCGCCCATCGCCTCCATGAAGATGCGCCAGTCCGCCCGAATCTCCCCGTGCCGGTGGCAGGCGCTGAAAGCCCGCACCGTGGCCCGGTCGCCCTCCTGCGCAAACAGATCCAGCTGGTCGGCCGACACGCGGCGCAGCTCGCGCCACACCGTCACGCTGGGCATGCCGATGGTCTGAAACTGCCGGATGCCCCAGTGCGCCGCCCAGGCGTCCACGCGCTGATGGCCAGTCGCTGACTCCTTCACGTCCCGTTCGTCGGTGTGGCCGAAGTCCATGGCGATCTGCTGGCCGTTCACCACATCCTGGTGCTCAGCCAGGGCAAGGTGGCCCACGCTCTTGGCGATGTACTTCGCCACATAGCCAGCCGCGCCGCCCTTCACCATGCGCTTGATGTTCACGCGGTTCTCAGCCG from Acidovorax sp. A79 includes the following:
- a CDS encoding replication endonuclease; amino-acid sequence: MRGHRGRQAHHGEPAIKRAQDAAWWRKRLRVHVARVVEGGNIGMGRVHLRLGGYISRDGLARRKAQVKRNAETLGRKLFRNEAGQVYTLRELARLGTANPIVRGGELMTRIRGAEEYADARAHVGLFLTLTLPSRFHPVKLGSGGRPIPNKKYRGATPRDGQRWLRDKWAKFRSALGRKGVRMYGLRVAEPHHDATPHWHALIWVEDEASAQAVEDKVRHYWLSEDGDERGAAENRVNIKRMVKGGAAGYVAKYIAKSVGHLALAEHQDVVNGQQIAMDFGHTDERDVKESATGHQRVDAWAAHWGIRQFQTIGMPSVTVWRELRRVSADQLDLFAQEGDRATVRAFSACHRHGEIRADWRIFMEAMGGHALPRKQWHLRTAHRTPEAGQVNKYGEEVKVGRIVGLQPQRGRMCGRWLVSRRIAWTPVVDEVAIATHAAHAADSTAAAGQAQGDGTATARAALPRAWTGFNNCTARITGELIREAVPPSCHFKEDWCTPETVAQFRALRAMQSTEAWH